In one Nostoc sp. KVJ3 genomic region, the following are encoded:
- a CDS encoding S66 peptidase family protein translates to MLIKRREFLASCGLATFATQIPSFTAQGKPSPNTICKPPHLQVGDTVGLISPAGIIDAKDIEAAQQSISQLGLKVKLGEHILDRYGYLAGKDADRADDVNLMFSDRTIKAIIPMRGGWGCNRILPLLNYSLIRSHPKIIIGYSDITTLLLAINARSQMITFHGPVATSTWNQFSVDYFKRILFNGEAVTMQNLNPSEVRVETIAPGKATGKLMGGNLSVLSAMVGSPYLPSWNKSILFVEEVGEDVYRVDRMLTQLKTAGILNQIAGFIFGQCTNCKLGDEPSFTLMQVLQDRILPLGVPAWYGSMIGHIKDKFTLPIGGEVEIDAELGTIRMLEAAVK, encoded by the coding sequence ATGCTTATCAAACGTCGGGAATTTCTTGCAAGCTGTGGATTAGCTACCTTCGCTACCCAGATACCATCATTTACCGCCCAAGGTAAGCCATCTCCAAACACCATCTGCAAGCCGCCCCACCTGCAAGTAGGCGATACCGTAGGATTGATTTCCCCTGCGGGTATCATTGACGCTAAAGATATCGAAGCAGCGCAGCAATCAATTTCACAATTAGGGTTAAAGGTTAAGTTGGGGGAGCATATTTTAGATCGTTACGGCTATTTAGCGGGTAAAGATGCCGATCGCGCCGATGATGTAAACTTGATGTTTAGCGATCGCACCATCAAAGCAATTATTCCGATGCGTGGTGGTTGGGGCTGTAATCGCATTTTACCCTTACTCAACTACTCACTAATCCGCTCCCATCCAAAGATTATCATCGGCTATAGCGATATTACGACGCTGTTGTTGGCAATTAATGCCCGTAGTCAAATGATTACTTTTCATGGGCCAGTTGCTACATCTACTTGGAATCAATTTTCAGTGGATTACTTCAAGCGCATCCTATTTAATGGTGAAGCTGTGACTATGCAAAATCTCAACCCTAGCGAAGTGCGGGTGGAGACAATAGCACCAGGAAAGGCGACAGGTAAACTTATGGGTGGAAACTTATCAGTCTTATCAGCGATGGTAGGTTCACCTTACCTACCTTCTTGGAACAAAAGCATTCTATTTGTGGAAGAAGTTGGCGAGGATGTTTACCGTGTAGATAGAATGCTGACACAGTTAAAAACGGCTGGGATACTTAACCAAATTGCTGGCTTTATCTTTGGGCAATGTACTAATTGTAAACTTGGGGATGAACCATCGTTTACTTTAATGCAAGTCTTGCAAGATCGCATACTTCCTTTAGGAGTTCCTGCTTGGTATGGTTCAATGATTGGTCATATTAAAGATAAATTTACCTTGCCAATTGGTGGGGAAGTGGAAATAGATGCTGAACTTGGGACAATACGAATGTTAGAGGCGGCTGTTAAATAA
- a CDS encoding NAD(P)/FAD-dependent oxidoreductase — translation MLRLTEVKLPLDHPEDEIKSAILKKLQITNEELIGYSIFKRSYDARKKGEIALVYILDVETTQETHLLKRLKKDPHLMVTPDMSYRPVAQAPSNLAIRPIVIGTGPCGLFAGLMLAQMGFCPIILERGKKVRDRTVDTFGFWKKKSDFNPESNAQFGEGGAGTFSDGKLYSQVKDPQHYGRKVLTELVNAGASPEILYINKPHIGTFKLVGIVQSMRAKIESLGGEIRFESRVADINIENGQVQGVTLASGEYIASNYMVLAVGHSARDTFQMLYDRGVYIEPKPFSIGFRIEHPQTLIDQCRFGPQAGHKLLGAADYKLVHHCQNGRSVYSFCMCPGGLVVAAASEPGRLVTNGMSQYSRNERNANSAIVVGITPEDYPGNALAGIDFQRRLEEQAFELGGGTYEAPGQLVGDFLNHRPSTALGTVKPSYTPGVHLGDLSQSLPDYAIAAIREALPAFDKQIKGFAMDDAVLTGVETRTSSPIRIKRKEDYQSLNTVGLFPAGEGAGYAGGILSAGIDGIKVAEAVALSILRNCDRNLSI, via the coding sequence ATGTTACGACTAACAGAAGTAAAGCTCCCGCTCGATCATCCTGAAGATGAGATCAAGTCTGCCATCCTCAAAAAGCTGCAAATCACGAACGAAGAATTGATCGGTTATTCCATCTTCAAACGTAGCTATGATGCCCGTAAGAAAGGAGAGATCGCCCTTGTTTATATTCTGGATGTAGAAACGACTCAGGAGACTCATCTACTCAAGCGTCTGAAAAAAGATCCTCATTTAATGGTCACGCCAGACATGAGTTATCGCCCAGTGGCACAAGCACCTAGCAATTTGGCGATTCGCCCCATCGTGATTGGTACTGGGCCTTGTGGCTTATTTGCGGGTTTAATGCTGGCACAAATGGGCTTTTGCCCAATCATTTTAGAACGTGGGAAAAAAGTCCGCGATCGCACCGTTGATACCTTTGGCTTTTGGAAGAAAAAATCAGACTTCAACCCAGAATCTAATGCCCAATTTGGCGAAGGTGGGGCGGGTACTTTCTCTGATGGCAAACTCTACAGTCAAGTCAAAGATCCTCAGCATTATGGACGCAAAGTATTAACTGAACTCGTGAATGCGGGAGCCTCACCGGAAATTCTCTATATTAATAAACCACATATCGGCACATTCAAACTGGTGGGAATTGTCCAAAGTATGCGGGCTAAAATCGAATCTCTCGGTGGTGAAATTCGCTTTGAAAGTCGGGTGGCAGATATTAACATCGAAAATGGACAGGTACAGGGAGTCACCCTCGCCAGTGGGGAATATATCGCCAGCAATTATATGGTTTTGGCAGTGGGACACAGCGCCCGCGATACCTTCCAAATGTTATACGATCGCGGCGTTTACATCGAGCCTAAACCTTTTTCTATCGGCTTTCGCATCGAACATCCCCAGACTCTCATCGACCAATGTCGTTTCGGCCCTCAAGCTGGTCATAAGCTTTTAGGTGCTGCCGATTATAAACTGGTTCATCACTGCCAAAATGGTCGTTCAGTCTATAGTTTTTGTATGTGTCCGGGCGGGTTGGTGGTTGCAGCCGCATCAGAACCAGGGCGACTTGTCACCAATGGCATGAGCCAATATTCTCGTAATGAGCGCAATGCTAACAGTGCGATCGTTGTGGGCATCACCCCCGAAGATTATCCAGGAAATGCCTTAGCGGGAATTGACTTTCAACGGCGCTTAGAAGAACAGGCTTTTGAATTGGGCGGTGGAACTTATGAAGCTCCAGGGCAGTTAGTGGGAGACTTTCTCAACCATCGCCCTTCTACAGCATTGGGCACGGTTAAACCGTCTTATACACCTGGGGTACATTTAGGTGATTTGAGCCAGAGTTTACCAGATTATGCGATCGCTGCCATCCGGGAAGCACTTCCTGCTTTTGACAAACAAATTAAGGGATTTGCGATGGACGATGCTGTGTTAACTGGGGTGGAAACCCGCACATCGTCACCGATTCGGATTAAACGCAAAGAGGATTATCAGAGTTTAAATACAGTCGGGCTTTTTCCGGCTGGTGAAGGTGCAGGATACGCAGGGGGGATTCTCTCGGCTGGTATCGATGGTATCAAAGTGGCAGAAGCAGTGGCTTTAAGTATTTTGAGAAATTGCGATCGCAATCTCAGCATCTGA
- a CDS encoding beta strand repeat-containing protein, which translates to MQHLASLLCQFSGVLLTCLISTPVLAQIVPDSTLPVNSQVTPGCTICTIDGGTVRGTNLFHSFREFSIPRGGEAFFNNSPAIQNILTRVTGSNFSSIDGLIRANGTANLFLINPNGIIFGSNARLNIGGSFFASTASSLKFPDGSEFSATHPQAPPLLSINVPLGLQRGSIPPDSTIVNRGNLTAGQDLTLEANHLDLQGQLIAGRDVTLNAQGTVQIRDNLTTPFIASAGRDLMIQGNQGVDIFTLNHPQSQFQSLGKLSLVSNGTISGDAHFFSGGDFQIRSQSGQPATFISQYDPIISSAGDVDIAGSYTGASLLIESLSSVQIQGGIKITAPDTVSTFAGSDGILSTHSGLIIRSGQTNLIDGGSNQNNPPTYTTSTVPSGITLMGNVLVQPFNNVGGVVSLIAGTGDINVASIDVSNQSGGDGGTIALSTNNGNLTTNGVLYSASTSDSGNSGNGGAIALSTNNGNLKVNGTLYSASTSDSGNSGNGGAIALSTNNGNLTTSNGVLYSLSSSNGGNSGNGGAITLSATNGTITNDGYLYSASGSTTGNSGNGGAIALSTNNGTLTNNGLLYSFSSSDSGKSGNGGAITLSATNGDLTTNGYLYSASSGTSGMGGAIALSTNNGNLTNNGVLDSSSTSTTGNSGNGGAIALSTTKGDLTNNGYLSSYSTSTTGNSGNSGAITFTSTNGNLTNNNLLYSFSYSTNGNSGNGGAITFTSNNGNLSNNNYGYLSSFSLSGTGNSGNGGAIALTSTNGNLLTNSDLSSFSYSTTGNSGNGGAIALTAQNGNITGGGNSLNTFSVAPQGTAKVGGNVTLDAKNQVSGLQILTASSSAQAGAVAVNGQADLAIADTVILTGKQVTIDTPFTGKISIPVSGTGRSGDVSINSAGNLTLTNSRIESDTKGSDRAGNITFTSPGLATFNQSKILSSTSNSGNAGNITVTTGQGIDLTNGSSLSATTSSTGKAGDITLSSPTVVVTGDAQITAATQSSGRGGTITINAPTTVNIAQVQGAAPVVSVAATDTGKAGDIIINTPSFNLSDNARIVATASATATNTEGGGSITLNASEMNLAGIVGVFADTQGQAPAGTLRLNPYANDSTLNVFLAPQSQISASTNGSGKGGDLILTAPDTITLTGAGKLTAETSSSGNAGNISVMTRQFTINGGVELSASTSGSGNAGNLTIAADRVNLSQGARVSSNTSSSGAAGDITFNLTDQLMLTDAGTGLFATTTAGSTGKGGNITVGAKTALFQDEAAIAVGSLGSGAGGNINLTTGQLTLNNGVELSASTSGSGNAGNLTIAADSVNLSQGARVSSNTSSSGAAGDITFQTDQLTLNGAGTGLFATTTAGSTGKGGNITVGAKTALFQDEAAIAVGSFGSGAGGNISVIANQLKLDTRASLTAETASTQGGNITLDVGDLLLLRRNSLISTTAGTAQAGGNGGNISINIPNGFLIGVLSEDSDIRANAFAGNGGKIDITSQGIFGLQFQPKNTPNSDITANSQFGVSGTVQINNLGVDPSAGVVQMPVNFVDSSQQIATGCNAQGSSFVATGRGGLPSNPNEWVGSDRPWSDIRDVSEFQRQDKPIAYTPYPITSDPAIIEATAFIRTATGEIQLIAQSASGNTGVGDVPVTCAIAKP; encoded by the coding sequence ATGCAACATTTAGCTTCTCTGCTGTGCCAGTTCAGTGGTGTCCTACTTACCTGTCTGATTTCCACTCCCGTCCTCGCTCAAATTGTTCCCGACTCTACACTTCCAGTAAATTCTCAGGTAACACCTGGCTGCACAATTTGTACCATCGACGGAGGCACAGTTCGGGGCACAAATTTATTTCACAGTTTCCGCGAGTTTTCCATTCCCAGAGGCGGCGAGGCATTTTTCAATAATTCACCTGCGATCCAAAATATCCTCACGCGGGTCACTGGAAGCAATTTTTCTAGTATTGATGGGCTGATTCGTGCCAACGGGACTGCCAATCTATTTTTGATCAATCCCAACGGGATTATTTTTGGTTCCAATGCCCGGTTAAACATCGGTGGTTCCTTTTTTGCCAGCACTGCCAGCAGTTTGAAGTTTCCCGATGGCAGTGAGTTCAGCGCCACCCATCCCCAAGCACCACCGCTACTAAGCATCAACGTGCCATTAGGATTGCAAAGGGGCAGCATTCCACCCGATTCTACCATTGTCAATAGGGGTAATCTCACTGCCGGACAAGACCTGACTTTGGAAGCAAACCATCTCGATTTGCAAGGACAACTGATAGCAGGTAGAGATGTCACCCTGAACGCTCAAGGGACGGTACAAATTCGGGATAACCTCACCACTCCATTTATTGCTAGTGCAGGTAGAGACTTAATGATTCAAGGGAATCAGGGTGTTGATATTTTTACCCTGAATCATCCCCAATCGCAGTTTCAGAGTCTCGGCAAATTGAGTCTGGTCAGCAATGGTACAATTTCAGGTGATGCCCATTTTTTTAGCGGTGGTGATTTCCAAATCCGCAGTCAATCGGGACAACCCGCCACCTTTATCAGCCAGTATGACCCGATTATTAGCAGTGCAGGGGATGTAGATATTGCAGGTAGCTACACAGGAGCATCCTTGCTAATTGAGTCATTGAGCAGTGTGCAGATTCAGGGTGGCATTAAGATTACAGCCCCCGATACAGTCTCTACATTTGCGGGGAGTGATGGGATTTTGAGTACCCATTCGGGGTTAATCATCCGGTCTGGGCAGACGAATCTGATTGATGGCGGCAGCAATCAAAACAATCCGCCTACTTACACAACTAGCACAGTTCCAAGTGGAATTACGCTGATGGGTAATGTGCTGGTGCAACCTTTTAATAACGTTGGGGGAGTCGTTAGCTTAATTGCGGGCACTGGAGATATTAACGTTGCCAGTATCGATGTGTCCAATCAAAGCGGGGGAGATGGCGGGACGATCGCTCTCTCTACCAACAATGGCAACCTCACCACTAATGGGGTGTTGTACTCAGCCTCAACCTCAGATAGTGGCAACAGTGGCAATGGCGGGGCGATCGCTCTCTCTACCAACAATGGCAACCTCAAGGTCAATGGCACGTTGTACTCAGCCTCAACCTCAGATAGTGGCAACAGTGGCAATGGCGGGGCGATCGCTCTCTCTACCAACAACGGCAACCTCACCACCAGTAATGGTGTGTTGTATTCACTCTCAAGCTCAAATGGTGGCAACAGTGGCAATGGCGGGGCGATTACCCTTTCTGCTACCAATGGTACTATCACCAATGATGGTTATTTGTACTCAGCATCAGGCTCAACAACTGGCAACAGTGGCAATGGCGGGGCGATCGCTCTTTCTACCAACAACGGCACTCTCACGAATAATGGCTTGTTGTACTCATTTTCAAGCTCAGATAGTGGCAAGAGTGGCAATGGCGGAGCGATCACCCTTTCTGCTACCAATGGCGACCTTACTACCAATGGTTATTTGTACTCAGCCTCAAGTGGCACGAGTGGAATGGGGGGAGCGATCGCTCTCTCTACCAACAATGGCAATCTCACCAACAATGGCGTGTTGGACTCAAGCTCAACCTCAACAACTGGCAATAGTGGCAATGGCGGAGCGATCGCTCTCTCGACAACCAAAGGCGATCTCACCAACAATGGTTACTTGTCTTCATACTCGACCTCAACAACTGGTAATAGTGGCAATAGTGGAGCAATCACTTTTACCAGCACCAACGGCAACCTCACCAACAATAACTTGTTGTACTCATTCTCGTACTCAACAAATGGCAATAGTGGCAATGGTGGGGCAATCACCTTTACCAGCAACAACGGCAACCTCAGCAACAATAATTACGGTTACTTGTCCTCATTTTCGCTCTCAGGCACCGGCAATAGTGGCAATGGCGGCGCGATCGCTCTAACCAGCACCAACGGCAACCTTCTTACCAATAGTGATTTGTCCTCATTTTCCTACTCAACAACTGGCAATAGTGGCAATGGCGGCGCGATCGCTCTCACCGCACAGAATGGGAATATTACTGGAGGGGGAAATAGCCTGAATACCTTTTCGGTTGCGCCCCAAGGAACTGCAAAGGTTGGCGGAAATGTCACATTAGACGCAAAAAACCAGGTGTCTGGACTGCAAATATTGACGGCATCTTCTTCAGCACAGGCGGGGGCAGTTGCGGTAAATGGGCAAGCAGATTTGGCGATCGCTGATACTGTAATTTTGACTGGAAAACAGGTGACAATAGATACTCCATTTACAGGGAAAATCTCAATTCCAGTTAGTGGAACAGGGCGATCGGGCGATGTCAGCATTAATAGCGCTGGGAATCTCACTCTCACTAACAGCCGGATTGAAAGCGACACCAAAGGCAGCGATCGCGCCGGAAATATTACCTTTACCAGCCCTGGTCTAGCAACGTTCAACCAGAGTAAAATTCTCAGTAGCACCAGCAATAGCGGCAATGCCGGGAATATTACCGTTACCACTGGGCAGGGTATCGACCTCACCAACGGTAGCAGTCTTTCTGCCACCACCAGCAGTACTGGCAAAGCGGGCGATATTACCCTCAGCAGCCCGACAGTTGTGGTTACTGGAGATGCACAGATTACCGCCGCCACTCAGAGCAGTGGTCGGGGTGGCACTATCACCATCAACGCCCCCACAACCGTGAACATCGCCCAAGTGCAAGGTGCTGCCCCCGTCGTTTCGGTCGCAGCCACCGACACAGGTAAAGCCGGGGATATTATAATTAACACGCCCAGTTTCAATTTGTCTGATAACGCTCGGATTGTTGCCACAGCCAGCGCTACGGCAACTAATACCGAAGGTGGTGGTAGTATTACCCTCAATGCTTCCGAAATGAATCTAGCAGGAATCGTTGGAGTGTTTGCCGATACCCAAGGACAAGCCCCTGCTGGCACTTTACGGCTCAATCCCTACGCCAATGACTCGACTTTAAATGTGTTCCTCGCGCCTCAATCCCAAATATCTGCGTCTACCAATGGTAGTGGTAAGGGTGGCGACCTGATTCTCACTGCTCCAGACACGATTACCTTGACAGGTGCAGGTAAGTTAACTGCCGAAACTAGCAGCAGTGGCAATGCTGGAAATATTAGCGTGATGACTCGGCAATTTACTATCAATGGTGGGGTAGAATTATCTGCTTCCACCTCTGGCAGTGGCAATGCTGGCAACCTCACAATTGCTGCCGATCGCGTCAACTTGAGCCAAGGAGCGCGCGTATCTTCTAACACTTCTAGTAGTGGAGCCGCAGGGGATATTACATTTAACCTAACTGATCAATTGATGCTCACTGATGCTGGTACTGGACTATTTGCCACCACAACTGCGGGTTCTACGGGCAAGGGCGGCAACATTACCGTGGGAGCAAAAACAGCTTTATTCCAGGATGAAGCAGCGATCGCAGTCGGGAGTTTGGGTAGTGGTGCAGGGGGCAATATCAACCTCACCACTGGGCAACTGACCCTTAACAATGGGGTAGAACTATCTGCTTCCACCTCTGGCAGTGGTAATGCCGGAAACTTAACTATTGCTGCCGATAGCGTCAACTTGAGTCAGGGAGCGCGGGTATCTTCCAATACTTCTAGCAGTGGAGCCGCAGGGGATATTACATTTCAGACTGACCAACTAACTCTTAATGGGGCTGGTACTGGACTATTTGCCACCACAACTGCGGGTTCTACGGGCAAGGGCGGCAACATAACTGTGGGAGCAAAAACAGCTTTATTCCAGGATGAAGCAGCGATCGCAGTCGGGAGTTTTGGTAGTGGTGCAGGGGGCAATATCTCGGTTATAGCCAATCAACTTAAGCTTGATACGCGTGCCTCCCTCACTGCCGAAACTGCTAGCACTCAAGGGGGCAACATTACCCTCGATGTAGGCGATCTGTTGTTGCTACGGCGCAATAGCTTGATTTCGACTACCGCAGGTACAGCCCAAGCGGGGGGTAATGGCGGCAACATTTCGATTAATATTCCTAACGGGTTTCTGATTGGGGTGCTGTCAGAAGACAGCGATATTCGCGCCAATGCCTTTGCTGGGAACGGTGGCAAGATCGACATTACTTCTCAAGGGATTTTCGGACTCCAGTTTCAGCCCAAAAACACACCCAATAGTGACATTACCGCTAATTCGCAATTTGGTGTGAGTGGGACGGTGCAGATTAATAATCTTGGTGTCGATCCAAGTGCTGGAGTTGTGCAAATGCCTGTAAATTTCGTAGACTCTAGTCAGCAAATTGCCACAGGGTGTAATGCTCAAGGCAGTAGTTTTGTGGCTACAGGACGAGGGGGATTGCCGTCTAATCCAAATGAATGGGTAGGTAGCGATCGCCCCTGGAGTGACATTCGCGATGTATCTGAATTTCAAAGGCAAGATAAACCCATCGCCTATACCCCATACCCTATAACTTCCGATCCCGCCATCATCGAAGCAACCGCATTCATTCGCACAGCTACCGGAGAAATTCAACTCATAGCCCAGTCTGCATCTGGAAATACTGGCGTTGGCGATGTTCCCGTTACGTGTGCGATCGCTAAACCATAA
- a CDS encoding THUMP domain-containing class I SAM-dependent RNA methyltransferase: MNYFATVARGLETLAAQELEQLGADSVEPGFCGVAFEGDRTLLYRVNLWARLPFRILVNIHEFPCEDAKDLYRGIQTIDWQNYLTPDMTLAVNVTGKNKHLNHSHFTSLQIKNAIVDQQKENLGERSNVELHEPDVRINVHIERDFCTVKLDSSGNSLHRRGYRPAVGAAPLKESLAAALIQLSGWQPHQMFYDPLCGSGTLPLEASLKSLNIAPGLFRDSFGFENWLDFDLPLLEKLLQEAKDSQLDTLPAPIWGSDRDENIIEQAINNAQNCGVDNHVWFSQMELADVVAPADSGVLFCNPPYGERLGRDSDLGGFYKLLGDVLKQRFKGWTAFVLSGNKELSQSIGLKSSQRIAVYNGAIPCQLMKYELY, from the coding sequence ATGAATTATTTTGCAACGGTTGCTCGCGGATTAGAAACCCTCGCGGCTCAAGAGTTAGAGCAATTGGGAGCCGATTCTGTAGAGCCAGGGTTTTGCGGTGTCGCCTTTGAGGGCGATCGCACTCTACTTTATCGCGTCAACCTCTGGGCTAGGCTACCGTTCCGAATCTTGGTGAATATCCATGAGTTTCCTTGCGAAGATGCTAAGGATCTTTATCGCGGAATTCAGACTATCGATTGGCAAAACTATTTAACGCCAGATATGACCCTGGCTGTGAATGTCACGGGCAAAAACAAACATCTCAACCACAGCCACTTCACATCTCTCCAGATCAAAAATGCGATCGTTGATCAGCAGAAAGAAAATCTCGGTGAGCGTTCAAATGTAGAGCTTCATGAACCAGATGTGCGAATAAATGTTCATATTGAACGCGACTTTTGTACCGTCAAACTCGACAGTTCTGGAAATAGTCTGCACCGCCGAGGCTATCGCCCTGCGGTTGGAGCAGCCCCTCTCAAGGAATCTCTGGCTGCTGCCCTGATTCAACTTTCAGGCTGGCAACCACACCAGATGTTCTACGATCCTTTGTGTGGATCTGGGACTTTACCTTTGGAAGCTAGTTTAAAATCACTGAATATAGCACCGGGGCTATTTCGGGATTCCTTTGGATTTGAAAATTGGCTCGATTTTGACCTGCCCCTTTTAGAAAAGCTGCTCCAAGAAGCTAAGGACAGCCAACTAGACACCCTTCCCGCACCTATTTGGGGAAGCGATCGCGATGAAAATATAATCGAGCAAGCGATTAACAATGCTCAAAATTGCGGCGTTGATAACCATGTATGGTTTTCTCAGATGGAGTTAGCCGATGTTGTCGCCCCCGCAGATAGTGGGGTTTTATTCTGCAATCCACCTTATGGCGAACGGCTGGGGCGAGATAGCGATTTAGGGGGATTTTACAAACTTTTGGGCGATGTATTAAAACAACGCTTCAAAGGCTGGACTGCATTTGTGCTGAGTGGTAACAAGGAATTGTCTCAATCCATCGGGCTGAAATCTTCCCAGAGGATTGCTGTGTACAACGGAGCTATACCTTGTCAGTTAATGAAATATGAATTGTATTAA
- a CDS encoding UTP--glucose-1-phosphate uridylyltransferase encodes MQKNQVRKAVIPVAGFGTRLFPATKVVKKELFPIIDRDGRAKPVIIAIIEEAISAGIAEVGIVVQPDDKDIFEDLLKNPPKKELFEKLSPPNKEYSRYLEDLGSKVTILLQEEQLGYGHAVFCAKDWVQNEPFLLMLGDHIYASDIEKSCASQVLDVYEQVNQSVVGLTTMPAEIIHKAGCITGIWQELNSILSVTQLYEKPTIEYAQQNLCVEGMSENNFLGIFGLYLLTPKIFDFLAEHIKQNLRERGEFQLTSCLERLRQEEGMTGYIVKGNCFDTGLPDAYRQTMIDFRNF; translated from the coding sequence ATGCAGAAAAATCAAGTTAGAAAAGCGGTGATTCCGGTTGCTGGTTTTGGGACTCGGTTGTTTCCAGCGACTAAGGTTGTGAAAAAAGAACTTTTCCCGATTATCGATCGAGATGGTAGGGCAAAACCTGTGATTATTGCAATTATTGAAGAGGCAATTAGTGCTGGAATTGCAGAAGTGGGGATTGTGGTGCAGCCGGATGACAAAGACATATTTGAAGATTTATTGAAAAATCCACCTAAAAAAGAACTTTTCGAGAAACTTTCACCGCCGAATAAAGAATATAGCCGATATCTTGAAGATTTAGGTAGCAAAGTTACTATCTTATTGCAAGAAGAACAATTAGGTTATGGTCATGCGGTATTTTGTGCTAAAGATTGGGTACAAAATGAGCCGTTTTTATTAATGTTGGGCGACCATATTTATGCATCTGATATTGAAAAATCTTGTGCTAGTCAAGTTTTAGATGTTTACGAACAAGTTAATCAAAGTGTTGTTGGCTTAACTACAATGCCAGCCGAAATTATTCATAAAGCTGGGTGTATAACAGGAATTTGGCAAGAATTAAACTCGATTTTGTCAGTTACACAACTCTATGAAAAACCTACTATTGAATATGCACAACAAAATCTGTGTGTAGAGGGAATGTCAGAAAATAATTTTTTAGGTATATTTGGTTTATATTTACTAACGCCGAAAATTTTTGACTTTTTAGCAGAACATATCAAGCAAAATTTGCGAGAGCGAGGTGAATTTCAGTTAACATCTTGTCTGGAAAGATTGCGTCAGGAAGAGGGAATGACAGGATATATTGTTAAAGGTAACTGTTTTGATACAGGTTTACCAGATGCTTATCGTCAGACAATGATTGATTTTAGAAATTTCTAG